A stretch of Dyella sp. BiH032 DNA encodes these proteins:
- a CDS encoding bifunctional aspartate kinase/diaminopimelate decarboxylase — MKFGGTSVATLPRWQNIRELVASRRAEGARVLVVVSALTGITDALKQLCAQEDKGKRIEAARAIAQRHYDLLDHMQLAVPETLAQRLSDLAKLAEDGPGTMGELAWSALVQAHGELMSSALGATFLTHAGLPTQWVDARDCLAAVALPNQNERTKLLSAMVEARPDPALNARLAQLGDVFITQGFIAREEHGRTVLLGRGGSDTSASYFGALLKAQRVEIWTDVAGMFTANPRQVPGARLLQRLDYEEAQEIASTGAKVLHPRCLSPLREPRVPMLIKDTNRPELEGTVIGPEVREHAPSVKAISARKGITLVSMESVGMWQQVGFLADVFAQFKQHGLSVDLIGSAETNVTVSLDPTENLLDSDAIAALASDLAKVCRVKVIAPCAAITLAGRGMRSMLHTLSGVLAEFGQIRVHLISQSSNNLNLTFVVDENVVDDLLPHLHELLIAAGALRTDDSALFGPSWQALYGSGEVVAPAASWWRTTERERLLKLGAERTPRYVYHLPTVRQQARELKSLGAVDRLHYAVKANTHPAILKALAEEGFGFECVSPGEMKAVMAAVPESAPLLFTPNFAPRADYEWALTTRATISLDALYQLEHWGELFRGREIVLRVDLGRGLGHHEKVRTGGSGSKFGLPVELVDPFLRLADTHGVIVRGLHAHLGSGILDEGHWGEVYGQLASLAERIGSVAFLDIGGGLGVPSHPGEARLDIAALDRVLRGVKAAYPHYQLWMEPGRYLVADAGVLLTRVTQQKGKGSWRYLGVDTGMNSLIRPALYEAWHEIVNLTRLDEPATGLFQVVGPICESGDVLGTDRRLPEAQEGDVVLVAQAGAYGKVMSSPYNMRDEAEEVILD, encoded by the coding sequence ATGAAGTTCGGCGGCACCAGTGTCGCCACCCTGCCGCGCTGGCAGAACATCCGTGAGCTCGTCGCCAGCCGCCGCGCCGAAGGCGCCCGCGTGCTGGTGGTCGTGTCCGCGCTCACCGGCATCACCGACGCACTCAAACAACTGTGCGCACAGGAAGACAAGGGCAAACGCATCGAGGCTGCACGCGCGATCGCACAGCGTCACTACGACCTGCTCGATCACATGCAGCTGGCGGTTCCGGAAACGCTCGCGCAGAGACTGTCCGACCTGGCGAAGCTCGCCGAGGACGGCCCCGGCACGATGGGCGAACTGGCCTGGTCGGCACTGGTGCAGGCGCACGGCGAGCTGATGTCCAGCGCGCTGGGCGCCACGTTCCTGACGCATGCCGGCTTGCCCACGCAATGGGTGGATGCGCGCGACTGCCTCGCGGCGGTCGCGCTGCCCAACCAGAACGAGCGCACCAAGCTGCTGTCGGCGATGGTCGAGGCACGTCCGGATCCCGCCTTGAATGCGCGGCTCGCGCAACTCGGCGACGTGTTCATCACGCAAGGTTTCATCGCGCGCGAAGAACACGGCCGCACGGTGCTGCTGGGCCGCGGCGGTTCCGATACGTCCGCTTCGTACTTCGGCGCGCTGCTGAAGGCGCAGCGCGTGGAGATCTGGACCGACGTGGCCGGCATGTTCACCGCCAATCCGCGCCAGGTCCCCGGCGCGCGCCTGCTGCAGCGCCTGGACTACGAAGAGGCCCAGGAAATCGCTTCCACCGGTGCGAAGGTGCTGCACCCGCGCTGCCTCTCGCCGCTGCGCGAGCCGCGCGTGCCGATGCTGATCAAGGACACCAACCGGCCCGAACTGGAAGGCACCGTGATCGGCCCGGAAGTGCGCGAGCATGCACCGAGCGTCAAGGCGATCAGCGCGCGCAAGGGCATCACCCTGGTGTCGATGGAGTCGGTGGGCATGTGGCAGCAGGTCGGCTTCCTCGCCGACGTGTTCGCGCAGTTCAAGCAGCACGGCCTGTCGGTGGACCTGATCGGCTCGGCGGAAACCAACGTCACCGTGTCGCTGGACCCCACCGAGAACTTGCTCGATTCCGACGCCATCGCCGCGCTTGCCAGCGACCTGGCCAAGGTGTGCCGCGTGAAGGTGATCGCGCCTTGCGCGGCGATCACCCTGGCCGGGCGCGGCATGCGTTCGATGCTGCATACGCTGTCCGGCGTGCTGGCGGAATTCGGCCAGATCCGCGTGCACCTGATCTCGCAGTCGTCCAACAACCTTAACCTCACCTTCGTGGTGGACGAGAACGTGGTGGACGACCTGCTGCCGCACCTGCACGAGCTGCTGATCGCCGCCGGCGCCCTGCGCACCGACGACAGCGCGCTGTTCGGGCCGAGCTGGCAGGCGCTGTACGGCAGCGGCGAAGTGGTCGCTCCGGCCGCCTCGTGGTGGCGCACCACCGAGCGCGAGCGCCTGCTCAAGCTCGGCGCCGAGCGCACGCCGCGCTACGTCTACCACCTGCCCACCGTGCGCCAGCAGGCGCGCGAGCTGAAATCGCTGGGAGCGGTGGACCGCCTGCACTACGCGGTGAAGGCCAATACGCATCCGGCCATCCTCAAGGCGCTGGCGGAAGAAGGTTTCGGCTTCGAGTGCGTGTCGCCGGGCGAAATGAAAGCCGTGATGGCCGCGGTGCCGGAGTCGGCGCCGCTGCTGTTCACGCCGAACTTCGCGCCGCGGGCCGACTACGAGTGGGCGCTGACCACGCGCGCCACCATCTCGCTGGATGCGCTGTACCAGCTGGAACATTGGGGCGAGCTGTTCCGCGGCCGCGAGATTGTGCTGCGTGTGGACCTGGGCCGCGGCCTGGGCCACCACGAGAAGGTGCGCACCGGCGGCAGCGGCAGCAAGTTCGGTCTGCCGGTGGAACTGGTGGATCCGTTCCTGCGCCTGGCCGACACCCATGGCGTGATCGTGCGCGGCCTGCATGCGCACCTGGGCTCCGGCATCCTCGACGAGGGCCACTGGGGCGAGGTGTACGGCCAGCTCGCCAGCCTGGCCGAGCGCATCGGCAGCGTGGCCTTCCTCGACATCGGCGGCGGCCTTGGCGTGCCCTCGCATCCGGGCGAGGCGCGGCTGGACATCGCCGCGCTGGACCGCGTGCTACGCGGCGTGAAAGCGGCCTATCCGCACTACCAGCTGTGGATGGAGCCGGGCCGTTACCTGGTGGCCGATGCCGGCGTGCTGCTGACCCGCGTCACCCAGCAGAAGGGCAAGGGTTCGTGGCGCTATCTCGGCGTGGACACGGGCATGAACAGCCTGATCCGCCCCGCGCTGTACGAGGCCTGGCACGAGATCGTCAACCTCACCCGCCTGGACGAGCCGGCCACCGGCCTGTTCCAGGTGGTGGGTCCGATCTGCGAAAGCGGCGACGTCCTCGGCACCGACCGCCGCCTGCCGGAAGCGCAGGAAGGCGACGTGGTGCTGGTCGCCCAGGCCGGCGCGTACGGCAAGGTGATGTCGTCGCCGTACAACATGCGGGATGAGGCGGAAGAGGTGATCCTCGACTAG
- a CDS encoding fumarate hydratase: MTTIKQDDLIQSVADALQYISYYHPVDYITNLAQAYEREESPAARDAMAQILINSRMAAEGHRPLCQDTGIVTVFLKVGMNVRWDATMSLEDMVNEGVRRAYNHPDNKLRASVLADPAGKRLNTKDNTPAVINVSIVPGDTVEVIVAAKGGGSEAKSKFAMLNPSDSIVDWVLKTVPTMGAGWCPPGMLGIGIGGTAEKAMLLAKESLMEHIDIQELIARGPQNRIEELRVELYEKVNALGIGAQGLGGLTTVLDVKIKDYPTHAANLPVAMIPNCAATRHAHFTLDGSGPVALDPPSLEHWPKLTYDASKGRRVNLDTVTREEVASWKPGEVLLLNGKLLTGRDAAHKRMVDMLNKGEPLPVDFKGRFIYYVGPVDPVRDEVVGPAGPTTATRMDKFTEQVLAQTGLLGMVGKAERGPAAIEAIKKHQSVYLMAVGGAAYLVSKAIKSSRVVGFADLGMEAIYEFEVKDMPVTVAVDSAGTSVHQTGPKEWQARIGKIPVVVA; the protein is encoded by the coding sequence ATGACCACCATCAAGCAAGACGATCTGATCCAGTCCGTCGCCGACGCCCTGCAGTACATCAGCTACTACCACCCGGTCGACTACATTACGAACCTCGCCCAGGCCTACGAGCGCGAGGAATCGCCGGCGGCGCGGGACGCGATGGCGCAGATCCTGATCAATTCGCGCATGGCGGCCGAAGGCCATCGCCCGCTGTGCCAGGACACGGGCATCGTCACCGTGTTCCTCAAGGTGGGCATGAACGTGCGCTGGGACGCGACGATGTCGCTGGAAGACATGGTCAACGAGGGCGTGCGCCGCGCCTACAACCACCCGGACAACAAGCTGCGCGCCAGCGTGCTGGCCGATCCGGCCGGCAAGCGCCTCAACACCAAGGACAACACGCCGGCGGTGATCAATGTCTCGATCGTGCCCGGCGACACCGTCGAGGTGATCGTGGCCGCGAAGGGCGGCGGTTCGGAGGCCAAGTCCAAGTTCGCCATGCTCAACCCGTCCGATTCGATCGTCGACTGGGTGCTCAAGACCGTGCCGACCATGGGCGCCGGCTGGTGCCCGCCGGGCATGCTCGGCATCGGCATCGGCGGCACCGCCGAGAAGGCGATGCTGCTGGCGAAGGAATCGCTGATGGAGCACATCGACATCCAGGAGCTGATCGCGCGTGGCCCGCAGAACCGCATCGAAGAGCTGCGCGTCGAGCTGTACGAAAAGGTCAACGCGCTGGGCATCGGCGCGCAGGGCCTAGGCGGCCTCACCACCGTGCTCGACGTGAAGATCAAGGACTATCCGACCCACGCCGCCAACCTGCCGGTGGCGATGATTCCCAACTGCGCCGCCACCCGCCATGCGCATTTCACGCTGGACGGTTCCGGCCCCGTCGCGCTCGACCCGCCGTCGCTGGAGCACTGGCCGAAGCTCACCTATGACGCGTCCAAGGGACGTCGCGTGAACCTCGATACCGTGACCCGCGAAGAAGTGGCGAGCTGGAAGCCCGGCGAAGTGCTGCTGCTCAACGGCAAGCTGCTGACGGGCCGCGACGCCGCGCACAAGCGCATGGTCGACATGCTCAACAAGGGCGAGCCGCTGCCGGTCGACTTCAAGGGCCGCTTCATCTACTACGTCGGCCCGGTCGACCCGGTGCGCGACGAGGTGGTCGGCCCAGCCGGTCCCACCACCGCCACCCGCATGGACAAGTTCACCGAGCAGGTGCTGGCGCAGACCGGCCTGCTGGGCATGGTCGGCAAGGCCGAGCGCGGCCCGGCCGCGATCGAGGCGATCAAGAAGCACCAGTCGGTGTATCTGATGGCCGTGGGCGGCGCCGCTTACCTCGTTTCCAAGGCGATCAAATCCTCCCGCGTGGTGGGCTTCGCCGACCTCGGCATGGAGGCGATCTACGAGTTCGAGGTGAAAGACATGCCGGTGACGGTGGCCGTCGATTCGGCGGGCACGTCGGTGCACCAGACCGGGCCGAAGGAATGGCAGGCGCGCATCGGCAAGATTCCCGTCGTCGTGGCGTAA
- the murL gene encoding UDP-N-acetyl-alpha-D-muramoyl-L-alanyl-L-glutamate epimerase, giving the protein MTTPIQPRLTQVFRFVRCSYADGVAELAYAFDHGEEMVERVRFPNAPAVPAAHAAAFDRALKLLHLVAGVSYYKAGVPPRIEVAGGPLDDATADLLDTLYLNGLAEFAYRNGLDLRGRIAFPRGGAAPAPAPALHLPKRTLVPIGGGKDSLVAVEAIKSIGGEATAVWVGNSELIAACAARTGLPTLNIQRELAPQLFDLNRVGAWNGHIPVTAVNSAILALAAILYGFDSIAFANERSASAATLEYDGQLVNHQWSKGYAFEQLLGDWLHAQVAADLDYFSLLRPYSELAVTRAFAKLTPYFDAFSSCNRNFRILGPKPADRWCGQCPKCHFVFLALAPFLPKPRLLQIFGRNLLDDDSQAAGFDALLEYQDHKPFECVGEGAEARAALYALSQRPEWQEDALVARFRSEILPQLDPSALALEPWLEASPEQRIPVRLQGALKFFA; this is encoded by the coding sequence GTGACCACCCCCATCCAACCCCGCCTCACCCAGGTCTTCCGCTTCGTCCGCTGCAGCTATGCCGATGGCGTGGCCGAGCTGGCCTATGCCTTCGACCACGGCGAGGAAATGGTCGAGCGCGTGCGCTTCCCGAACGCGCCCGCCGTGCCGGCCGCGCATGCCGCCGCCTTCGACCGCGCGCTGAAGCTGCTGCATCTGGTCGCCGGCGTCAGCTACTACAAGGCCGGCGTGCCGCCGCGCATCGAAGTGGCCGGCGGTCCGCTGGACGACGCTACCGCTGACCTGCTCGACACGTTGTATCTCAACGGCCTGGCCGAATTCGCGTATCGCAACGGACTGGACCTGCGCGGCCGTATCGCTTTCCCGCGCGGCGGCGCGGCGCCCGCGCCGGCTCCGGCGCTCCATCTGCCCAAGCGCACGCTCGTGCCGATCGGCGGCGGCAAGGATTCGCTGGTCGCGGTGGAAGCCATCAAGTCCATCGGCGGCGAAGCCACGGCCGTGTGGGTCGGCAATTCGGAACTGATTGCCGCCTGCGCCGCGCGTACCGGCCTGCCCACGCTCAATATCCAGCGCGAGCTGGCGCCGCAGTTGTTCGACCTCAATCGCGTTGGCGCGTGGAACGGCCATATTCCGGTGACCGCCGTGAATTCGGCGATCCTCGCGCTGGCCGCCATCCTCTACGGTTTCGACAGCATCGCCTTCGCCAATGAGCGCTCCGCCTCGGCCGCCACGCTCGAATACGACGGCCAGCTGGTCAACCACCAGTGGAGCAAGGGCTACGCCTTCGAGCAGCTGCTCGGCGACTGGCTGCATGCACAAGTTGCCGCCGACCTGGATTACTTCTCGCTGCTGCGCCCGTACTCGGAGCTGGCCGTCACCCGCGCGTTCGCCAAGCTCACGCCGTACTTCGACGCCTTCTCCAGCTGCAACCGCAACTTCCGCATCCTCGGCCCCAAGCCAGCCGATCGCTGGTGCGGGCAGTGCCCGAAGTGCCACTTCGTGTTCCTCGCGCTGGCGCCGTTCCTGCCCAAGCCGCGCCTGTTGCAGATCTTTGGCCGCAACCTGCTGGACGACGATAGCCAGGCCGCCGGTTTTGATGCGCTGCTGGAATACCAGGACCACAAGCCGTTCGAATGCGTGGGCGAGGGCGCCGAGGCGCGCGCGGCCCTGTATGCGTTGAGCCAGCGTCCGGAATGGCAGGAGGACGCGCTGGTCGCGCGCTTCCGCAGCGAGATCCTGCCTCAGCTGGACCCTTCCGCCCTGGCCCTCGAGCCGTGGCTGGAAGCGTCGCCCGAGCAGCGCATCCCGGTCCGCCTGCAGGGCGCCCTGAAGTTCTTCGCCTGA